Proteins encoded in a region of the Mycolicibacterium neoaurum genome:
- a CDS encoding transcriptional regulator: MSARNGTVIRSSRWKSRTPEDSADVHDDFAERLNRLFEVVHPPWRGPYTSREMLQELSLRGHVLSAPYLSQLRLGRRTKPSRATINVIAQFFGVRADYFLVRGGGYQRRVDEDLYWLGVARDPLVRHIVSGLLDLPAESRDALLAQVEACSVIVPGEGAADRAEAG, translated from the coding sequence GTGAGTGCTCGAAATGGGACCGTCATTCGTTCGTCGAGATGGAAGAGCCGGACACCGGAGGATTCTGCCGACGTCCACGACGACTTCGCCGAGCGATTGAACCGCCTGTTCGAGGTGGTGCACCCACCGTGGCGGGGACCGTACACCAGCCGAGAGATGTTGCAGGAGCTGTCGTTACGCGGCCATGTTCTCTCGGCGCCCTACCTGTCCCAGCTTCGGCTGGGCCGTCGGACCAAGCCGTCGCGGGCGACCATCAATGTCATCGCGCAGTTCTTCGGCGTACGTGCCGATTACTTTCTGGTGCGCGGTGGCGGGTATCAGCGCCGGGTGGACGAGGATCTCTACTGGCTCGGCGTGGCACGCGATCCCCTCGTGCGCCACATCGTGTCCGGGCTACTCGACCTGCCTGCGGAGTCTCGTGACGCGCTGCTTGCCCAAGTCGAGGCCTGCTCGGTGATCGTACCCGGCGAGGGCGCCGCCGACCGGGCTGAAGCGGGGTAG